From the genome of Muricauda sp. SCSIO 64092, one region includes:
- a CDS encoding PAS domain-containing protein: MKALKTDSFSYFVRQLPQPIAFVDTSFRLVGISDKWLEYFEFPQQKKTGTSIFHLYGEKINTPWKNSFESCLNGNTEYGIQTRITSTGKENWYEWTNIPWYDEEENVIGVIGKIEDITKKVENEMKYEKLENLLKDQSEITKVGTWEYNIGTDTLTWSPMTKKIHEVTMNYKPNVETAIDFYQQGHSRNTIAMLIHNGIHRGESWSKKLRIETAKGNGKWIIAAGKPLYKNGRITRLIGTIQDVTEQVEQETKTKESEELLRTLIDNLPLNLYIKDLESRKVLVNKSECDYLGVQNQEEIIGKTDFELYDERIAQISRDEDLHVIKTQKPIIGKRTISIKRDGTATSFLTSKIPWLNGNGESKGLIGISIDISELVQKENQLSNLINVTAIQNKKLINFAHIVSHNLRSHAANFSMLLNFLGKEDEETEKKNILKMLTKASDNLMNTLENLNEVVHISTNVNLEKKPINLNGQITKVQENLAVFLQQKNAKIVNTISDKVYVNAVPAYLESILLNLLTNSVKYKHPDRDPEIILSTKKEEDQIVFSVKDNGLGIDMDKYGRKLFGMYKTFHNNSDARGIGLYITKNQIEAMGGSIVAHSQINKGSTFNVYFKDET; this comes from the coding sequence TTGAAAGCTTTAAAGACCGACTCATTTAGTTATTTTGTAAGGCAATTACCCCAACCCATAGCTTTTGTGGACACTTCTTTTAGGTTGGTTGGTATTTCCGACAAGTGGTTGGAATATTTTGAATTCCCCCAGCAAAAAAAAACAGGAACTTCCATTTTTCATCTTTATGGGGAAAAAATCAATACCCCTTGGAAAAATAGTTTTGAGAGCTGTCTTAACGGAAATACTGAGTACGGTATTCAAACCAGGATTACCAGTACTGGGAAGGAAAACTGGTACGAATGGACGAACATTCCATGGTATGACGAGGAAGAAAATGTAATTGGGGTTATCGGTAAAATTGAGGACATCACCAAAAAGGTGGAAAATGAAATGAAATATGAAAAACTGGAAAACCTTCTTAAGGATCAATCGGAAATTACCAAAGTAGGGACCTGGGAGTACAACATTGGAACGGATACCTTAACATGGTCTCCCATGACCAAAAAAATTCATGAGGTTACCATGAACTATAAACCCAATGTAGAAACGGCCATTGACTTTTATCAACAAGGGCATTCCAGAAATACCATTGCCATGCTGATCCACAATGGGATACACCGTGGGGAAAGTTGGTCCAAGAAACTACGGATAGAAACGGCCAAAGGAAACGGAAAATGGATTATTGCCGCCGGAAAACCACTTTACAAAAATGGAAGGATAACCAGACTAATTGGGACCATACAGGACGTAACCGAGCAAGTTGAACAGGAAACCAAAACCAAAGAGAGTGAAGAATTGCTAAGGACACTCATTGATAATCTGCCCTTAAACCTGTATATAAAGGATTTGGAATCCAGAAAAGTTTTGGTGAACAAATCGGAATGTGATTATCTGGGTGTGCAAAATCAGGAGGAAATTATTGGAAAAACGGATTTTGAATTATACGATGAGCGTATTGCCCAAATATCCAGGGATGAAGATTTGCACGTGATAAAAACCCAAAAACCCATTATTGGAAAAAGAACGATCAGTATAAAGAGGGATGGAACCGCTACTTCCTTCCTGACTTCAAAAATACCTTGGCTCAACGGCAATGGGGAGAGCAAGGGACTCATAGGAATCAGTATTGACATTTCCGAACTTGTACAAAAGGAAAATCAACTTAGCAATTTAATCAATGTTACCGCCATCCAGAACAAAAAGCTCATCAACTTTGCCCATATTGTTTCACATAACCTACGCTCCCATGCAGCAAATTTTTCCATGCTGTTGAATTTCCTGGGAAAAGAGGATGAGGAAACCGAAAAGAAAAACATTTTGAAAATGCTGACCAAGGCTTCGGACAATCTAATGAATACCCTGGAAAACCTGAACGAAGTCGTGCATATCAGTACAAATGTAAATTTGGAAAAGAAACCCATTAACCTAAATGGGCAAATTACCAAGGTACAGGAAAACCTTGCTGTTTTTTTACAACAGAAAAACGCAAAGATCGTGAATACCATCTCTGACAAGGTCTATGTGAACGCAGTACCGGCCTACCTGGAAAGTATTCTCCTGAACCTGCTTACCAATTCCGTTAAATACAAACATCCCGATAGGGATCCGGAAATTATACTATCGACCAAAAAAGAGGAAGACCAAATTGTTTTTAGTGTAAAGGACAATGGACTGGGCATTGATATGGATAAATATGGAAGAAAGCTCTTTGGAATGTACAAGACTTTCCATAACAATTCGGACGCCAGGGGTATTGGACTTTACATTACCAAGAACCAGATTGAAGCCATGGGCGGTTCCATAGTTGCCCATAGCCAAATAAACAAAGGATCGACGTTTAATGTATATTTTAAAGATGAAACTTAA
- a CDS encoding two-component system response regulator: MKLNKVYIVDDDSITIFGLRKLLEKFSKELCIEEFRNGREALDALSSLLKKGAALPEVIFLDINMPVMDGWTFLDEFLKLPSVSGVHIKIITSSIDVRDRQKWKSYVKKTGHHIDFITKPIYELDLRDVTHNMNLAS; this comes from the coding sequence ATGAAACTTAATAAAGTCTATATCGTTGATGATGATAGTATCACCATTTTCGGATTGAGAAAGCTTCTGGAAAAGTTCAGCAAGGAACTTTGCATTGAAGAGTTCAGAAATGGAAGGGAAGCCTTGGATGCATTATCTTCACTTTTGAAAAAGGGGGCAGCGTTGCCAGAGGTCATTTTTTTGGATATCAACATGCCCGTCATGGATGGTTGGACGTTCCTGGATGAATTCTTAAAACTTCCAAGTGTTTCAGGAGTACACATTAAGATCATCACCTCCTCCATAGATGTTAGGGATCGCCAAAAATGGAAGTCCTACGTAAAAAAAACCGGGCATCACATCGATTTCATCACCAAACCAATCTATGAATTGGATTTACGGGATGTTACCCACAATATGAATTTGGCTTCCTAG
- a CDS encoding M14 family metallopeptidase, which translates to MKSRYLVFLLIPFLFSCKDSIQPDEKTFSTIFEDSNGMQTATYDQVIEFYLLLAREFPEINVQTIGDTDSGHPLHLVTYNPNADFNFQKIRQEKSIVLINNGIHPGEPDGIDATMLLFRNLAQKRIDAPENVVITSIPVYNVGGMLNRNSTSRVNQNGPETYGFRGNAQNYDLNRDFIKMDTRNAYTFVDIFHLLKPDIFIDNHVSNGADYQYILTHLFTQHNKLGGELGNYLHQELMPSLEMELQNNGLAITPYVNVFNRPPDGGFSQFMDHPRYSTGYTTLWSTLGMMVETHMLKPYKLRVESTYELLRQMVDITDRDYEKIKSLRTKANESALKLKGFPLNWVLDTTKVTKLNFKGFTADTLLSELTGMPRLRYDKTKPFEKEIPYHDHFYPKDTIEVPEAYLLKKGWQKVIDRLAANNIDYFEVEKDTLLSVESYHIKSYETYSRPYEGHYPHYNTQVTKSQIEVRVQKGDYVIPTRQEGIRYVLETLEPEAVDSFFNWNFFDTVLQQKEGFSPYVFEDLALRILGENVLLKDSFELKKAKEKDFSENWYAQLAWIYKNSQHGESAHLQYPVYRILKGSEGALLLKD; encoded by the coding sequence ATGAAGTCGCGCTATCTGGTCTTTTTACTAATTCCATTCCTTTTTTCCTGTAAGGATTCAATCCAACCGGATGAAAAGACCTTTTCCACAATTTTTGAGGATTCCAACGGGATGCAAACTGCAACCTATGATCAGGTAATTGAATTCTATCTCCTACTTGCCAGGGAATTTCCAGAAATCAACGTTCAGACCATAGGGGATACCGATAGCGGTCACCCTTTGCATTTAGTGACGTACAATCCTAATGCCGATTTTAATTTTCAGAAAATACGACAGGAAAAAAGCATTGTCCTGATCAATAATGGAATCCACCCTGGAGAACCGGATGGCATTGATGCCACCATGCTTTTGTTCAGGAATTTGGCCCAAAAGAGGATTGACGCTCCAGAAAACGTGGTCATAACCTCCATTCCCGTTTACAATGTAGGGGGAATGTTGAATAGGAACAGTACCAGTAGGGTCAATCAGAATGGTCCCGAAACCTATGGGTTTCGGGGAAACGCCCAAAACTATGACTTGAATAGGGACTTCATAAAAATGGACACGCGAAACGCTTACACTTTCGTGGATATTTTCCATTTGTTGAAACCGGATATATTCATAGACAACCATGTGAGCAATGGTGCCGACTATCAATATATTTTGACCCATCTATTTACCCAACACAATAAACTGGGTGGGGAATTGGGAAATTATTTGCATCAGGAACTCATGCCTTCCCTGGAAATGGAACTACAAAATAACGGACTGGCGATCACCCCGTACGTCAATGTATTCAATAGGCCTCCCGATGGTGGCTTTTCTCAGTTTATGGACCATCCCAGATATTCCACAGGGTATACTACACTATGGAGTACCTTGGGAATGATGGTCGAAACCCATATGTTAAAACCTTACAAACTTAGGGTTGAAAGTACCTATGAGCTATTGCGGCAAATGGTGGATATAACGGATAGGGACTACGAAAAAATAAAATCCCTTAGGACCAAGGCCAATGAATCGGCCCTAAAATTGAAAGGATTTCCATTGAATTGGGTATTGGACACCACTAAGGTTACAAAATTGAATTTTAAGGGTTTTACCGCAGATACCCTTTTGAGCGAGTTGACCGGTATGCCAAGATTACGATACGATAAAACGAAGCCCTTTGAGAAGGAAATCCCCTATCATGATCATTTTTATCCCAAAGATACCATTGAAGTGCCGGAAGCCTACCTTCTGAAAAAAGGGTGGCAGAAGGTCATTGATCGTTTGGCTGCGAACAATATTGATTACTTTGAAGTGGAAAAGGATACGCTTCTAAGTGTTGAAAGTTATCATATTAAATCCTATGAAACCTATTCCAGACCATACGAAGGACATTATCCGCATTACAACACCCAGGTGACCAAATCCCAAATAGAGGTCCGTGTGCAAAAAGGGGATTACGTAATTCCCACACGGCAAGAGGGGATCCGCTATGTATTGGAAACCTTGGAACCGGAAGCGGTCGATTCCTTTTTTAACTGGAACTTTTTTGATACCGTGCTGCAACAAAAGGAAGGTTTTTCCCCTTACGTTTTTGAAGATTTGGCCCTCAGGATTTTAGGGGAAAATGTGCTTTTAAAAGACAGTTTTGAGCTTAAAAAAGCAAAAGAAAAGGACTTTTCCGAAAACTGGTATGCCCAATTGGCTTGGATTTATAAGAACTCCCAACATGGTGAGTCCGCCCACTTGCAGTATCCCGTTTACCGCATACTAAAGGGTAGTGAAGGCGCTCTCCTGTTAAAAGATTAG
- a CDS encoding NUDIX hydrolase — MYKVFVNESPLILTNQQPDNSLGNVFTLEDNAINYAITALAKNLLDTAYIFEPGNDILEKFTSKIPMIVAGGGLVKNKKGKVLFIFREGKWDLPKGKLDKGESIEAAAVREVEEETGVENLSVKRYLQTTYHIFRRGDKFKLKKVYWFEMYTDYSGKFVAQEEEGITKVKWKGPKKTEKALKNSYRNIRILFEENLIF, encoded by the coding sequence ATGTATAAAGTTTTTGTAAATGAGTCTCCGTTGATTTTGACCAATCAACAACCGGACAACTCTTTGGGAAATGTTTTTACCCTTGAGGACAATGCCATAAATTACGCGATAACCGCTCTTGCCAAAAACCTTTTGGATACCGCCTATATTTTTGAACCGGGCAATGATATCCTTGAGAAGTTTACCAGTAAAATACCTATGATCGTTGCCGGAGGAGGATTGGTAAAAAATAAAAAAGGAAAAGTGCTCTTTATCTTTAGGGAAGGAAAATGGGACTTGCCCAAAGGGAAGCTGGACAAAGGGGAATCCATAGAGGCTGCCGCCGTAAGGGAAGTGGAAGAGGAGACCGGGGTAGAAAACCTTAGCGTAAAACGGTATTTGCAGACTACGTACCATATTTTTAGGAGAGGTGATAAATTCAAACTAAAAAAAGTGTACTGGTTTGAAATGTATACCGATTATTCGGGCAAGTTTGTTGCCCAGGAAGAGGAGGGCATAACCAAAGTAAAATGGAAAGGGCCCAAAAAAACGGAAAAGGCCCTTAAAAATTCCTACCGAAACATAAGGATCCTTTTTGAGGAAAATCTAATCTTTTAA
- the pyrE gene encoding orotate phosphoribosyltransferase: MILDKNSAKKTAELLLQINAIKLSPESPFTWASGWKSPIYCDNRIILSYPQIRNFVREEMAKQVEGIYGKPDAIAGVATGAIGIGILVAESLGLPFVYVRPQPKSHGRQNQIEGHLEPGQSVVVIEDLISTGKSSLNAVNALKSAKLEVKGMVAIFTYGFETATENFKNEHVQLHTLSDYGHLIEQAAQTQYIRESQLKTLMEWRTAPDQWQP; encoded by the coding sequence ATGATTTTGGACAAGAACAGCGCTAAAAAAACAGCTGAGCTGTTGCTGCAAATTAATGCAATTAAGTTGAGTCCTGAAAGTCCATTTACATGGGCTTCCGGTTGGAAATCCCCAATTTACTGTGATAACCGAATAATTCTGTCCTATCCACAGATTCGGAATTTTGTCCGCGAGGAAATGGCCAAACAGGTTGAGGGAATTTATGGAAAGCCCGATGCCATTGCCGGAGTGGCGACCGGCGCCATAGGTATTGGTATCCTGGTCGCGGAATCCCTTGGGTTACCTTTTGTTTATGTGAGGCCCCAACCCAAGTCGCATGGAAGGCAGAATCAAATTGAAGGCCATTTGGAACCCGGACAAAGTGTGGTGGTCATTGAAGACCTCATCAGTACGGGCAAAAGTAGCCTTAATGCGGTGAATGCCCTAAAATCAGCCAAACTGGAGGTAAAGGGCATGGTGGCCATTTTCACATATGGCTTTGAAACGGCGACCGAAAATTTTAAAAATGAACATGTCCAATTACATACCTTAAGCGATTACGGGCATTTGATCGAGCAGGCTGCCCAAACACAGTATATCCGAGAATCCCAATTAAAAACGCTAATGGAATGGAGAACGGCTCCGGACCAATGGCAACCTTAA
- a CDS encoding SRPBCC family protein, with protein MYIEAPKKSLNTSAKEVFDFLCDIRNFEKLMPENIDKFEVLDENTFRFALKGMPEIVLRLKEKYPNSKVIYGAASSKLSFTLTAAIQEMDGDTSEVTLSFEGEFNAMMAMMIKSPITNFIGTLSSNMDVIGQ; from the coding sequence ATGTATATAGAAGCACCTAAAAAAAGTTTGAATACCAGTGCAAAAGAAGTCTTTGACTTTCTCTGTGACATCCGGAACTTTGAAAAGCTTATGCCTGAAAACATTGATAAGTTCGAGGTTTTGGACGAAAACACTTTTAGATTTGCCCTAAAGGGAATGCCTGAAATTGTGCTGCGCCTAAAGGAGAAATACCCAAATTCCAAAGTGATTTATGGAGCGGCCAGTAGCAAACTTTCATTTACCCTAACCGCAGCTATTCAAGAAATGGATGGGGATACCAGTGAGGTCACCCTAAGTTTTGAAGGGGAATTCAACGCAATGATGGCAATGATGATCAAAAGTCCCATTACCAATTTTATAGGGACCCTCTCCTCCAATATGGACGTGATCGGTCAATAA
- a CDS encoding biotin--[acetyl-CoA-carboxylase] ligase: MHIIKLNAIASTNDYLKQLAQQKDLGDLTVVVCDHQTSGRGQKGNSWVSEEGKNLTLSVLKRFSNLGARQGFSLNCLVSLAIFDVLQELSVPDVRVKWPNDIMSVNKKICGILIENTLQGTTVQQSIIGVGLNVNQTNFGELANVSSLKLATGRDHDLDELLSRLLHYIEFRLKSLEKLNFQEIIQQYEAVLFRMEAKAAFRVGKGQPFKGTIKGVTEGGQLKIERENGQMEHFNFKEVTFIY; this comes from the coding sequence ATGCACATAATCAAACTTAATGCCATCGCTTCGACCAATGATTATTTGAAACAATTGGCACAGCAAAAAGACCTTGGGGATTTAACGGTTGTGGTATGTGACCATCAAACCAGTGGTAGGGGACAAAAAGGGAACAGTTGGGTTTCGGAAGAAGGTAAAAACCTTACTTTGAGTGTGTTAAAACGATTTTCCAACCTTGGGGCCAGGCAGGGTTTTAGTCTAAATTGCTTGGTTTCCCTAGCTATTTTTGATGTGTTACAGGAACTGTCAGTTCCTGATGTTAGGGTTAAATGGCCTAACGACATTATGTCAGTAAATAAGAAGATATGTGGCATTTTAATTGAAAATACGCTTCAGGGCACAACAGTGCAACAAAGTATTATCGGTGTAGGACTTAATGTGAACCAAACTAATTTTGGGGAACTTGCAAACGTTTCTTCCTTAAAGCTGGCCACAGGAAGGGACCATGATTTGGATGAATTATTGAGCAGGCTTTTACACTACATCGAGTTTCGTTTGAAATCCTTGGAAAAACTGAATTTTCAGGAAATCATACAACAATATGAAGCCGTTCTGTTTCGGATGGAAGCCAAAGCGGCATTTCGTGTGGGAAAAGGGCAACCATTCAAAGGCACGATCAAGGGCGTTACGGAAGGTGGCCAGTTAAAAATAGAGCGGGAAAACGGCCAAATGGAACACTTTAATTTTAAGGAAGTAACCTTTATTTATTGA
- the rsfS gene encoding ribosome silencing factor, with protein MQKNKASADELITLIIAGIEEVKGIDINLLDLREIENTVCDYFVVCNGTSNTHVNAIVSSIQKTVSKSIKDKPWHIEGADNAEWVLMDYVNVVVHVFQKHTREFYDIEGLWGDAKVTMVESSYN; from the coding sequence ATGCAGAAAAACAAAGCTAGCGCAGATGAACTAATTACCTTAATCATAGCGGGAATTGAAGAAGTAAAGGGGATAGATATAAACCTCTTGGATTTAAGGGAAATAGAAAATACAGTTTGCGATTACTTTGTAGTATGTAACGGAACATCCAACACGCACGTCAACGCAATAGTATCTTCCATTCAAAAGACGGTCAGCAAATCAATTAAGGATAAACCTTGGCATATTGAAGGCGCAGACAACGCAGAATGGGTTTTAATGGATTACGTTAATGTTGTTGTTCATGTTTTTCAAAAGCATACTAGGGAATTTTATGATATCGAAGGACTTTGGGGTGACGCCAAAGTCACTATGGTAGAGAGCAGCTACAATTAA